One Mus musculus strain C57BL/6J chromosome X, GRCm38.p6 C57BL/6J DNA window includes the following coding sequences:
- the Magea5 gene encoding melanoma antigen family A, 5 isoform X1, whose product MADFHNTQYCNLQESAQAQQELDNDQETMETSEEEEDTTTSNKVYGSGIPSPPQSPQRAYSPCVALASIPDSPSEEASIKGSEGLEDPLYLLHNAQNTKVYDLVDFLVLKYQMKAFTTKAEMLESIGREYEEYYPLIFSEASECLKMVFGLDMVEIDPSVHSYILVTALGITYDGMMTDVQGMPKTGILIAVLSVIFMKGNYVSEEIIWEMLNNIGLYGGRNPYIHKDPRKLISEEFVQEGYLEYRQVPNSDPPSYGFLWGPRAFAETSKMKVLQFFASINKTHPRAYPEKYAEALQDEIDRTKAWILNRCSNSSDLLTF is encoded by the coding sequence ATGGCTGATTTCCATAACACCCAATACTGCAACCTCCAAGAGAGTGCTCAGGCCCAACAGGAATTAGACAATGACCAGGAGACCATGGAGACAtccgaggaggaggaagataccACCACCTCAAATAAAGTGTATGGGAGTGGAATACCAAGTCCTCCCCAGAGTCCTCAGAGAGCCTACTCTCCCTGTGTGGCACTGGCCTCCATCCCTGATAGCCCATCTGAGGAAGCTTCCATCAAAGGATCAGAGGGCCTGGAAGACCCACTTTATTTGTTGCACAATGCACAGAACACAAAGGTGTATGACTTGGTGGACTTTCTGGttttaaaataccaaatgaaGGCATTCACTACCAAAGCAGAAATGTTGGAAAGTATTGGTAGAGAGTATGAGGAGTACTACCCTCTGATCTTTAGTGAGGCCTCTGAGTGCTTGAAGATGGTCTTTGGCCTTGACATGGTAGAAATAGACCCCTCtgtccattcctatatccttgtcaCTGCCCTGGGGATCACCTATGATGGGATGATGACTGATGTTCAGGGTATGCCCAAGACAGGTATCCTCATAGCTGTACTGAGTGTCATTTTCATGAAGGGAAACTATGTCAGTGAGGAGATTATCTGGGAAATGCTGAATAACATAGGGTTGTATGGTGGGAGGAATCCTTACATACATAAAGACCCCAGGAAGCTCATCTCTGAGGAGTTTGTGCAGGAAGGGTACCTGGAATACAGGCAGGTGCCCAATAGTGATCCTCCTAGCTATGGGTTCCTGTGGGGCCCAAGGGCTTTTGCAGAAACCAGCAAAATGAAAGTCTTACAGTTTTTTGCCAGCATTAATAAGACTCATCCCAGAGCCTACCCTGAAAAGTATGCAGAGGCTTTGCAAGATGAGATAGACAGGACCAAGGCCTGGATCTTGAACAGATGCTCCAACTCCTCTGACCTGCTCACATTCTAG